One genomic segment of Ipomoea triloba cultivar NCNSP0323 chromosome 9, ASM357664v1 includes these proteins:
- the LOC116030871 gene encoding expansin-like B1, producing the protein MGFSLKQGCTLLCIFMVLPAAFCYTQTYPSKATYYTTPDGKGTPTGACGYGQYGRSINDGLVSAASSRLYRYGAGCGACYLVRCKDEALCNKEGVKVVITDNGEGPATDFILSHNAYAGLAKPYAAKDLFARGVIEVDYERVSCGHGKLKIKIVEQSNYHGYLAILPFNQGGANDILSIEVYEKSSYKWIPMRRSYGTVFDLQNPPKGELKLRFLVSGQKWIESEKAIIPDYWKAGTTIDTHIQLP; encoded by the exons ATGGGGTTTTCACTCAAACAAGGTTGCACTCTACTCTGCATTTTCATGGTTCTGCCAGCTGCGTTCTGCTACACCCAAACTTATCCTTCCAAGGCAACCTATTATACCACACCTGATGGCAAAGGAACTccaa CTGGAGCTTGTGGGTATGGGCAATATGGAAGAAGCATCAACGATGGTCTAGTTTCAGCTGCCTCAAGCCGTCTCTATCGTTATGGTGCTGGCTGTGGTGCTTGTTACTTG GTGAGGTGTAAGGATGAAGCATTGTGCAATAAAGAGGGAGTGAAGGTGGTGATAACAGACAATGGAGAAGGCCCTGCAACTGACTTCATTCTCAGCCACAATGCCTACGCCGGACTGGCAAAACCATACGCCGCTAAGGATCTCTTTGCACGAGGCGTCATCGAGGTAGACTACGAAAGGGTTTCTTGTGGGCACGGCAAGCTTAAGATCAAAATTGTTGAGCAGAGCAACTATCATGGCTATCTTGCTATTCTCCCCTTCAATCAGGGTGGCGCCAATGATATTCTCTCCATTGAGGTCTATGAG AAATCAAGTTACAAATGGATACCAATGAGACGTTCATATGGAACAGTGTTTGACTTGCAAAACCCACCAAAGGGAGAGCTTAAACTTAGGTTCTTAGTCAGCGGCCAAAAATGGATAGAGTCCGAGAAGGCTATCATTCCTGATTATTGGAAGGCTGGTACCACCATTGACACTCATATTCAGCTCCCTTGA